In Cytophagia bacterium CHB2, the genomic window CCGCTGGGCGCAAGCGCAATGTGGCCTTCACAGACGCCTTCGACTAGTTTGACGTCATTGCCATCGGCGAATGCCATTATCGTGCGAAAACGCGCCCGGCGGTTTTCCGGGGGAATCTGTTGCATTTCCGTGAGCAATTTGCGGACATTGTCCTGGTAGCTTGCGTCCTCGCCGGCATAGCGGCTGCTGCGCACGCCCGGCCGGCCGTCGAGCGCATCGACAAACAAGCCGGTATCATCAGCAAGCGCCGGCATGCCCGTATAACTTTGCAAGGCCAGAGCTTTTTTGATGGCATTGTCTTCCAGGGTTTCGCCATCTTCCTCAACTTCGGGCATGTTGGGAAAATTATCCAACGAAAGAATAGCGATGGGGAGGTGCATAAGCACGTCGTGCATTTCACGAATTTTGTCACGATTGTGCGTCGCGAGAACAAGTCGGGCGGGCCGGGAGGGCATGTGATGTCAAATCTTTAGGTTGCTAGTTCAAGTTAGCGCGTTATTTATCAAGATTAGATACTATTTTATCAGCATCAATTCAATCGAATCTTTGAACTCAGGAGTTTCCATGACGCAAAAATATAAGCCAGAAGAAAATTCTGAAGCATCAAAAATAAGCTGATGCTGTCCAGCATTTTGTACTCCACTAAATAAAGTCATGATTTTTTTGCCAAGGCTATTATAGATCGTAATGGAAACGTTCGTGGTTGTTGCAAGCGAATAAATTATCGTAGTCGTTGGATTGAATGGATTGGGCGAGTTTTTATACAAAAAGTCTTTGAACTGAGTAGTTGATTCATTCTCTGCAATTACTTTAGGTCCAACAACAATAATAAAAGAATCGGTTAAATCCCTAAAACTATCCGAGGTCATTCGCCCCTCTAAACGATACGTGAAAGATGATGCAATACCTGGCAGGGAAATTGTCACGCTGTTATTACCCGCGCTCCTCCCTGGAAAACTCTGTTTAGAAACTAGATTTGCATATGTCCAATAATAAACGTCTATATCATGAGCCTCTGAACAATACCAACTAATTGTCGCTGATTTAGGACCGGCCAGAGTTGCAGAATAATTTAAAATAACGCTCGTACTTTTAATATAGTTATAGGAATTAAACGCCTGAAATGTTTGAGGCGTACCATAAATTTTGAATTGGGGGACATTCTTTCCAAAAACTTTATAACTATATCTACCGCTACCTGAAACTTTATATACATTGATTTCATTGTCATTTAATACCACTCGAGCAGTTCTGCCGGCGATTAGAACTAAATCTGTATTGTCCATTTTAAGATATGAACCACGATCTAAAAAAATGTCTATCACCTCACCGGTAGTCTTGATTTTTCGGCAATACCCCATTACTCCAGAGACGCCATTGTAGCTCGGCGCATCAAAGCCTTCTAATGCGAATCCTCCAGAGCTGAGGGATTTTTGATAAGCAAAAAGGCTAAAATCTTTGCGAGGGGTTGTTGTCGAAGCAAAGTCAATTGTAGCTACGCTACCTTGGTTGCTTAGATTAGTAAAACTAAGACCAGAAGGTACTAATGCGGAGTTTGTATTTTGACTGGGCACTAAAACAGCATGAAAATGAGGGTTCAAAGTATTGTTAGCTGTATATTCCAAGCGGCGATGTGCCCCATCAGTGTCAGTTGTTTCGGAAGGTGTTGCAAAACTATTTGAAGCTGCAATAGAATAATAATAGACCTCCATTATCCTATTTGGGCTGTAAACAGCACTGGTTATTGTAACTTTGTTTCCACTTAAACTACTTACTGTATTTCCTGAGCCTGTTTGGAGCAGAAATCTATAGTTACGGGGGGTTGTTGTACTTTGTTGGATGTCATCATAAATGATGACATAAGGAGGTAAATCTCCTTCTTTGGGAATATATTGTGTATGTCTTCGTGCTTTTTGAAAAGATGGAAACGGGCATGGTGTCACACATGTTTCTACTAGGCCCGTACCTGAAAAATCAGTAGTGGGGTTAACATCTGGAAACACTCGTTTGGTCCACGAATCAGTAATATCACTAGTTATATAATAAACACCATTAACGTTATGGTAATCATACCAATTCGCAACCTGTTGCCGTGTATCATCAAGATAAGGCGGGTTTTGGCCATCAACAATTACTGTGCTATGATAATCTCCTTGTTCTTCTTGAATACCGGACAATTTTTTGCCACTATCTATTATCCAACGCTTACCGTAAGCAAAAAACGTAAATGAATTATTGTCATTTTCATCCCAACGCCAGCAAGTTTTTCCGGTTTCTTCGTTATAGTTGAAATTTGTTTCAAAGCTAAAAAGAGTTCCTTCGTTGGCGTATCCATCGCGTGCAATTAACCCTCTGCCGAGAAAAAACTTTGATTTTGGCATCATCGCCAACAAGTCAGGATG contains:
- a CDS encoding XTP/dITP diphosphatase produces the protein MPSRPARLVLATHNRDKIREMHDVLMHLPIAILSLDNFPNMPEVEEDGETLEDNAIKKALALQSYTGMPALADDTGLFVDALDGRPGVRSSRYAGEDASYQDNVRKLLTEMQQIPPENRRARFRTIMAFADGNDVKLVEGVCEGHIALAPSGDSGFGYDPVFVVEGGKRTLAEMTLAEKNVISHRGHALRAAKKILERVFKNYNTD
- a CDS encoding T9SS type A sorting domain-containing protein, which produces MEAAMKTFQCFVLALTINVVTVSAQSTHPKLLFGSSDLNTIWNNIVTNSTYLQTYYNDLRDNANFNKTTAFYNDHYKMHYASDMAFVYLIEPTYTFRMDFFNYSKNSLPNMYSIAISNPTNTQISTSALMHISLAYDMLFNDLTNSERYQAATNIKTLMDELLDNYFNPPPNGPQQQTLYGNNHLMHIAAAVGIGAITIRGDYLNSSTIFTAANAAPYIDKASYWLDLLDKNMFASDGACFEGAHYGLWGFQPIIAYYESLRRNGGTDYFPTSNLRRIYEWVTMELIPARPAYTTINGNLFDINNINASFHFTGGGDSSADPTRQCLIFSALGGIYQADANAGAATWLFENTWGVLKTYNSAQPNPVSNHQFRMYNRFGSTNILALRYYANNAQHPDLLAMMPKSKFFLGRGLIARDGYANEGTLFSFETNFNYNEETGKTCWRWDENDNNSFTFFAYGKRWIIDSGKKLSGIQEEQGDYHSTVIVDGQNPPYLDDTRQQVANWYDYHNVNGVYYITSDITDSWTKRVFPDVNPTTDFSGTGLVETCVTPCPFPSFQKARRHTQYIPKEGDLPPYVIIYDDIQQSTTTPRNYRFLLQTGSGNTVSSLSGNKVTITSAVYSPNRIMEVYYYSIAASNSFATPSETTDTDGAHRRLEYTANNTLNPHFHAVLVPSQNTNSALVPSGLSFTNLSNQGSVATIDFASTTTPRKDFSLFAYQKSLSSGGFALEGFDAPSYNGVSGVMGYCRKIKTTGEVIDIFLDRGSYLKMDNTDLVLIAGRTARVVLNDNEINVYKVSGSGRYSYKVFGKNVPQFKIYGTPQTFQAFNSYNYIKSTSVILNYSATLAGPKSATISWYCSEAHDIDVYYWTYANLVSKQSFPGRSAGNNSVTISLPGIASSFTYRLEGRMTSDSFRDLTDSFIIVVGPKVIAENESTTQFKDFLYKNSPNPFNPTTTIIYSLATTTNVSITIYNSLGKKIMTLFSGVQNAGQHQLIFDASEFSSGLYFCVMETPEFKDSIELMLIK